The DNA window CTGTCAGTGTCTTTAAATCTTTTAACTAGTATATCATAAATTTTATTTATTTACTAGATAAATTCTCAATTATATTTTTTTCATAAAGTAAATTGCAACTATAAATGTCACATTATGAAAAATATTTAGTAAATTCACTTAAATACATTTCATTTGCACTTTTTCCATTAAATATTTTTCTTGGGTAATCATTCATCCACTTTTCTATTCGCTTAATTTCTTCTTCACTTATTTCTGATATGTCAGTTCCTTTAGGAATAAATCTCCTTATTAACTTGTTATTATTCTCATTGCTTCCTCTTTCCCATGAGCTATAACTATGTGCATAATAATATGCGATATTTTCTTCCTCTATCTTGTCTGCTCTCATAAATTCACTACCATTATCACTTGTTATACTTTTTATCATCCCAGGATACTCTGTTATTATTTTACTTAATTCTTTTATCACACTTTCTGCTGTTTTATCAGGTATCTTTCTTACCATTTCTAGCCTTGTTTTTCTATCTGTTAATACTAATATAGCTTCCTTTGTTCCTCTTTTTCCTAACACAGTATCTGCTTCAAAATGACCTAATTCTTGTCTGTTATTTATTTCTTCTGGCCTTTCTTCTATACTCTTTCCTCCGATCTTTCTTATTCTTTTTGGAATCCTTTCTTGCTTTCTTCTATCTTTTTTGTAAATCATATCTTCTTCAGAAAAATTTATGAATAATTCTTTATGAATGTAGTTATATAGTGTCTTTAAACAAATATTCACTTCTATATTTTCTTTTTTAGCATTTTCTAAGGCTACATATGGAGAATTTTTATCATTAAGCATAGAATTCTCAACATACTCTATTAATTTACGATTTTTACCAATTTTTAGTGTTCCTTCTTTACCTTTCATAGCTTCTAAGTATTTTCTGTGTGCAAACTCAGCAGAATATGCATCATAAGTAGAGTAATCAGAATTAAGAAGTCCTTTAATCATTCCTCTGCTAATTTCGCGATAAAGAGTTCTGGTACTAATACCAATTTCAGAAGCAATTTGAATTTTAGGCATATTAATTTTTAAGAAAGCTTCAATTTTACCTCTCTCAATTAAAGTTAAATGTTGTCCTTTTCTTCTTTTTATTGTATACTGTTGTAGAATCATAATAGCTTTTCTCCTTTGATTTGTTTTCGCAGACTTAATCATACCATGAAAACTATTATGGTTCTCTTTTTATTTTTTTATGTGACACTTTATTTTACAACTTTTACTTTTAAAATTATTATGTCTTATTGCTTGAAGAATATCTTAATATATATTAAAATTAACATCTAATTCAGGACTTTTTTCTAGAAGATAGTCCACTTTTTCTTTAGTACTAAGTTTGTATTTAAAGCTTGGACAATAATATGGTTCTTAACAAAGGTCAGGATAATATTTTTGGAGTAATTTCCAAAATAGTTTTAATTTTCTTTTTAATGAATCATCCTTAAGAGAATTCATAATGGATATTCTAGTTTGGTTAAAAGCTCCACTAACTAAATTAACAATATGAAATTTATCTAATACTATCTCAGACTCAGGAAAAATAGATTTTAGGGAGAATACATATCCATACAGATATATTTCACATTATTCCTAGCTTCAAGTGAAAACCTTGAAAAATATTCTGTCAAGGAATTTAATCTTCCATCTTCAACAATATCAATAATATTTTTAGTTTGATAATCAGCAAAAACAAAAGACATAGCGCCATCAATATTTTTAACTGACTTAAACTCATCAATACATATAGTTTCAGGTAAATGGTCTTTATTAACCTTAAAATCAGAATAACACTCATCCATAATTCTTTGAACTGAAGAAATAGAAAGATTGTACTTCTTAGCAATAAAAGTAAGAGAAATATTTTCTTGAAGTTCTTGCGCAATAGTGTATTTAAGGTTATTAGAGATATTAGAATTATCTTTAACAATACTAGTAGAAGGAGAAAAAGTTTTTTTACAATCTTTGCAGATGCATCTCTGTACACTAAGATTAAGTTCAACATTGTAATTTTGAAAAGGAATAAATTTAATATTACGTTCCCTAGAACCATTTTTAACAATATT is part of the Fusobacterium nucleatum genome and encodes:
- a CDS encoding IS30 family transposase, with product MILQQYTIKRRKGQHLTLIERGKIEAFLKINMPKIQIASEIGISTRTLYREISRGMIKGLLNSDYSTYDAYSAEFAHRKYLEAMKGKEGTLKIGKNRKLIEYVENSMLNDKNSPYVALENAKKENIEVNICLKTLYNYIHKELFINFSEEDMIYKKDRRKQERIPKRIRKIGGKSIEERPEEINNRQELGHFEADTVLGKRGTKEAILVLTDRKTRLEMVRKIPDKTAESVIKELSKIITEYPGMIKSITSDNGSEFMRADKIEEENIAYYYAHSYSSWERGSNENNNKLIRRFIPKGTDISEISEEEIKRIEKWMNDYPRKIFNGKSANEMYLSEFTKYFS